A genome region from Urocitellus parryii isolate mUroPar1 chromosome X, mUroPar1.hap1, whole genome shotgun sequence includes the following:
- the Cylc1 gene encoding cylicin-1, whose translation MNIRTYANPIPISETSGKSWNQEHFAWTFPKPSMPSRKEKSRPSELQITVSRQDQRKLEEGQKPAHIWIRHSFRKICQRPSIYLAIGIQAPFRHHYNPKTRDIRAEIKTSKDVKNRTILENYSKKETGPYVENPESKKIVKDDKPKRISKGDKTPSKTSFESEIFKKSKSKSEKNPEFKYSKLGSKTYSNKYMKNTMNSKKRDTESIYSRNNPKKDSKVILKKNSDGKSETCSINISNVDLIMYLEEIDTKSMDVDTWSKNYSQNNSKKDAKKEKKEGKKKGGKKGSDAESEDSKGAKKKDKKGGKKDKKKDSKKDTESTDAESEESKDAKKDDKKDKKSKKGDKKKDSKKDTESTDAESEESKDTKKDDKKDKKSKKGDKKKDSKKDAASTEESESEGDTKKGKKKGKKDAKKKKDAGSTDADSESEGDTKKGKKKGKKDAKKKKGEETTESETDAEAIDGKKGSKKESKDAKKEIESTTDDSDKSLSKQDSKKITEDSDATSTDSRKAPTDLKRGGSRMSSKKTTFQEKEKQTITGRVPPTRERPPLPPCEPFLPSPKVKRVCRCKMPPPPPKQRYAPLPEAEWIHKLL comes from the exons ATGAACATCAGAACATATGCTAATCCCATTCCAA tcAGTGAAACTAGTGGAAAATCATGGAATCAAGAACACTTTGCTTGGACATTTCCCAAACCATCCATGCCAAGTAGAAAAGAGAAATCAAGACCTTCAGAATTACAAATCACAGTTTCT AGGCAAGACCAAAGAAAACTAGAGGAAGGTCAGAAGCCAGCTCATATATGGATAAGgcattcttttagaaaaatttgtcaaaggccatccatttacctaGCTATCGGGATACAGGCACCATTCAGACATCATTATAATCCCAAAACCCGTGATATAAGGGCAGAAATTAAAACGtcaaaagatgttaaaaatagaacaattttagagaattaTTCCAAGAAAGAAACAGGCCCATATGTAGAAAATCCAGAATCCAAGAAAATAGTAAAAGATGATAAGCCTAAAAGAATAAGTAAAGGAGATAAAACACCATCAAAAACATCatttgaaagtgaaatatttaagaaatcaaaatcaaaatcagaaaaaaatccagaattcaAATATTCTAAGTTAGGCTCTAaaacatattcaaataaatatatgaaaaatacaatgaattcCAAGAAGAGAGATACTGAATCCATATACTCAAGAAACAATCCAAAGAAAGACTCTAAGGTGATCTTAAAGAAGAATTCTGATGGCAAATCAGAGacttgctcaataaatatttcaaatgtagaTTTAATTATGTATTTGGAGGAGATTGATACTAAATCCATGGATGTCGATACATGGTCAAAGAATTACTCACAGAACAATTCAAAGAAAgatgcaaagaaggaaaaaaaggaggggaaaaagaagGGCGGAAAAAAAGGCTCTGATGCAGAATCTGAAGATTCAAAAGGTGCAAAGAAGAAGGATAAGAAAGGTGGAAAGAAGGATAAGAAGAAGGATTCAAAGAAGGACACAGAGTCTACTGATGCTGAATCTGAAGAGTCAAAAGATGCAAAGAAAGATGATAAGAAGGataagaaatcaaagaaaggTGACAAGAAGAAGGATTCAAAGAAGGACACAGAGTCCACTGATGCTGAATCTGAAGAGtcaaaagatacaaagaaagatgATAAGAAGGataagaaatcaaagaaaggTGACAAGAAGAAGGATTCAAAAAAAGATGCAGCCTCTACTGAGGAGTCTGAATCTGAAGGGGATaccaaaaaaggtaaaaagaagggCAAGAAAGATGCCAAAAAGAAGAAGGATGCAGGATCTACTGATGCTGATTCTGAGTCTGAAGGGGATaccaaaaaaggtaaaaagaagggCAAGAAAGATGCCAAAAAGAAGAAGGGTGAAGAGACTACTGAAAGCGAGACTGATGCAGAGGCAATAGATGGTAAGAAAGGTTCAAAGAAAGAGTCCAAGGATGCAAAGAAGGAAATAGAGTCTACTACGGATGACTCTGATAAATCACTAAGTAAACAGGATTCTAAAAAGATAACTGAGGACTCAGATGCCACTTCCACAGATTCGAGGAAGGCACCAACAGACCTGAAGAGAGGTGGATCCAGAATGTCATCCAAAAAGACTACTTtccaagaaaaagagaagcaaacaATTACAGGTAGAGTTCCTCCAACAAGAGAAAGACCACCACTCCCTCCTTGTGAGCCTTTTTTACCATCACCTAAAGTGAAACGTGTCTGTCGGTGCAAGATGCCTCCTCCACCTCCAAAACAAAGATATGCTCCTTTG